In the genome of Triticum urartu cultivar G1812 chromosome 5, Tu2.1, whole genome shotgun sequence, one region contains:
- the LOC125511492 gene encoding respiratory burst oxidase homolog protein B-like, with protein sequence MADIEAGGKPATESDTATLIPNSGNLEGSSKATKTCRFKDDDEVVEITLDVQRDSASVQAVRPVAAEAAVAAARKRYDRSKSTAAVALKGLQFVTAKVGSDGWAAVEKRFNHLQVDGVLLRSRFGKCIGMDGSDEFAVQMFDALARKRGIVKEVLTKPELKEFWEQLSDQGFDNRLQTFIDMVDKNADGRITVEEVKEIIALSASANKLSKIKERADEYAALIMEELDPKNLGYIELESLESLLLQTPSEAVARSTITHSSKLSKALSMRLAPSKDTSPLRHYWLQFTFFVEENWKRIWVAALWISICIALFVWKFIQYRNRAVFNIMGYCVATAKGAAETLKFNMALVLFPVCRNTITWIRSKTKIGAVVPFNDNINFHKVIAAGVAVGVVLHAGAHLTCDFPLLLHASDAKYEPMKPFFGETRPPNYWWFVKGTAGWTGIVMVVLMSISFVLAQPWFRRNKLKDTNPLKKMTGFNAFWFTHHLFAIVYALLIVHGTSLYLTKEWYKKTTWMYIAYPVFLYSCERIVRLFRRHDSVKIQKVAVYPGNVLALYMSKPPGFKYRSGQYIFINCGAVSPYEWHPFSVTSAPGDNYLSVHIRTRGDWTSRLRTVFSEACRPPTDGESGLLRADLSVGITDSNARFPKLMIDGPYGAPAQDYREYDVLLLIGLGIGATPLISIVKDVLNHIQRGGSVGGTEPEGSSKGKKKPFMTKRAYSYWVTREEGSFEWFRGVMNEVAEKDKDGVIELHNHCSSVYQEGDARSALIVMLQELNHAKKGVDILSGTSVKTHFARPNWRSVFKRIAVNHENQRVGVFYCGEPVLVAQLRQLSADFTHNTNTKFDFHKENF encoded by the exons ATGGCTGACATTGAAGCTGGCGGCAAGCCAGCCACTGAGTCTGACACTGCAACATTGATCCCAAACAGTGGAAACCTAGAAGGTTCAAGCAAGGCCACAAAGACCTGCAGGTTCAAGGACGACGACGAGGTCGTCGAGATCACGCTCGATGTTCAGCGCGATTCAGCGTCGGTCCAAGCTGTCAGGCCGGTGGCCGCGGAGGCTGCGGTGGCCGCCGCGAGGAAGAGATATGACAGAAGCAAGAGCACCGCTGCAGTGGCGCTCAAGGGCTTGCAGTTTGTGACGGCGAAAGTCGGCTCTGACGGCTGGGCCGCCGTGGAGAAGCGGTTCAACCACCTGCAGGTTGATGGCGTCCTGCTCCGTTCCAGATTTGGGAAATGCATTG GGATGGACGGGTCCGACGAGTTTGCGGTGCAGATGTTCGATGCGTTGGCGAGGAAGAGAGGGATCGTCAAGGAGGTGCTGACCAAGCCGGAGCTCAAAGAGTTCTGGGAGCAACTCAGTGATCAGGGTTTCGACAACCGTCTCCAAACGTTCATCGACAT GGTTGACAAAAATGCCGATGGGAGAATCACAGTAGAGGAGGTCAAGGAG ATTATCGCCCTCAGTGCATCAGCAAACAAACTTTCCAAGATCAAGGAGCGCGCTGATGAGTACGCAGCACTCATCATGGAAGAGCTTGACCCTAAAAACTTGGGCTACATAGAG CTCGAGAGCTTGGAGTCGCTCTTACTGCAGACACCATCTGAAGCCGTTGCAAGATCGACCATCACCCACAGCTCCAAGCTCAGCAAAGCTCTTAGCATGAGGCTCGCGCCTAGCAAGGACACAAGCCCACTTCGCCACTACTGGTTGCAGTTTACCTTCTTTGTAGAGGAGAACTGGAAGCGCATATGGGTCGCGGCTCTCTGGATCTCCATCTGCATAGCCCTTTTCGTTTGGAAGTTCATCCAGTACCGCAACCGAGCTGTATTTAACATCATGGGCTACTGTGTGGCCACTGCAAAGGGTGCCGCCGAGACCCTGAAATTCAATATGGCCCTCGTCCTTTTTCCTGTCTGCCGAAATACAATCACTTGGATCCGATCGAAGACAAAGATTGGAGCTGTTGTACCCTTCAATGACAACATAAACTTCCACAAG GTAATAGCAGCAGGGGTTGCAGTTGGTGTAGTTTTGCATGCAGGTGCCCATCTGACATGTGATTTTCCTCTCCTGCTCCATGCAAGTGATGCAAAATACGAACCAATGAAGCCTTTCTTTGGGGAGACAAGGCCACCAAATTACTGGTGGTTTGTAAAAGGAACTGCGGGGTGGACAGGTATTGTCATGGTAGTGCTCATGTCAATATCCTTTGTGTTAGCCCAGCCATGGTTCCGACGTAACAAGCTCAAGGACACTAATCCACTCAAGAAGATGACTGGTTTCAATGCCTTCTGGTTTACACACCACCTGTTTGCTATTGTGTATGCACTGCTCATCGTACACGGAACAAGTCTGTATCTGACCAAGGAGTGGTACAAGAAAACG ACATGGATGTATATCGCTTATCCTGTCTTCCTATATTCATGCGAGCGCATCGTTCGGTTATTCAGGAGACATGATTCAGTTAAGATTCAGAAG GTTGCGGTATATCCTGGGAATGTGTTGGCTCTTTATATGTCCAAGCCACCTGGTTTCAAATACCGGAGTGGGCAGTACATCTTCATAAATTGCGGCGCTGTATCTCCATATGAATG GCATCCATTTTCCGTTACATCGGCACCAGGAGATAATTACCTCAGTGTCCACATTCGCACAAGGGGTGATTGGACTTCTCGGCTTAGGACTGTCTTCTCTGAG GCGTGTCGGCCTCCCACTGATGGAGAAAGTGGACTCCTTAGAGCTGACCTCTCCGTGGGAATCACTGACAGCAACGCAAG ATTCCCTAAACTTATGATCGATGGACCATATGGTGCTCCAGCACAAGATTACCGGGAATACGATGTGCTGCTGCTCATCGGACTTGGCATCGGAGCCACCCCTTTGATCAGCATTGTGAAGGATGTGCTTAACCACATCCAGCGTGGGGGATCGGTTGGCGGAACAGAGCCGGAGGGCAGTAGCAAGGGAAAGAAGAAACCATTCATGACCAAGAGGGCCTACTCCTACTGGGTCACAAGAGAGGAAGGCTCCTTTGAATGGTTCAGAGGGGTGATGAACGAGGTGGCCGAGAAGGACAAGGATGGGGTGATTGAGCTCCACAACCACTGCTCGAGCGTGTATCAGGAGGGCGATGCTCGTTCCGCGCTCATCGTCATGCTCCAGGAACTCAACCATGCCAAGAAGGGGGTTGATATTCTGTCCGGGACCAGCGTCAAGACCCACTTTGCCAGGCCTAATTGGCGAAGCGTCTTCAAGCGTATCGCGGTCAACCATGAGAACCAACGCGTTG GGGTTTTCTACTGCGGCGAGCCTGTTCTTGTGGCGCAGCTGCGGCAGCTGTCGGCAGACTTCACCCACAATACAAACACAAAGTTTGACTTCCACAAGGAGAATTTCTAA